The Prevotella sp. oral taxon 299 str. F0039 genome has a segment encoding these proteins:
- a CDS encoding DUF1015 domain-containing protein has protein sequence MATIKPFKGIRPPKELVEQIESRPYDVLNSEEAREEAKGNEKSLYHIIKPEIDFEVGASEYDPRVYEQAAKNFKNFQEKGWLVQDEKDHYYIYAQTMNNKTQYGLVVGAYVNDYLDGTIKKHELTRKDKEEDRMKHVRVCDANIEPVFFAYPDNATLDQLIVRYAATTPEYDFIAPIDGFRHQFWIIENTEDIKLITSEFAKMPALYIADGHHRSAAAALVGAEKAQQNPNHKGDEEYNYFMAVCFQASQLTILDYNRVVTDLNGLTEQEFLTSLEKDFVVEDKGTDIYHPNALHNFSLYLNKHWYSLTSKAGTFDNNDPIGVLDVDISSRLIFDSILGIKDFRTDKRIDFVGGLRGLEELKRRVDSGEMQMALALYPVSMQQIMDIANTGNIMPPKATWFEPKLRSGLVIHKLS, from the coding sequence ATGGCAACAATAAAACCATTTAAAGGAATACGCCCTCCTAAAGAGCTAGTTGAACAAATAGAGTCACGTCCTTACGATGTATTGAATTCAGAAGAAGCTAGAGAAGAGGCTAAAGGCAACGAAAAGAGTTTATATCATATTATCAAACCAGAAATTGATTTCGAGGTAGGCGCAAGCGAATACGACCCTAGAGTGTATGAACAAGCAGCTAAAAACTTTAAGAATTTCCAAGAAAAAGGTTGGTTAGTGCAAGACGAAAAAGACCACTATTATATCTATGCACAAACAATGAACAACAAAACTCAATATGGTTTAGTTGTTGGAGCTTATGTGAATGATTATTTAGATGGTACAATTAAGAAGCACGAACTTACTAGAAAGGATAAAGAAGAGGATAGAATGAAGCACGTAAGAGTGTGTGATGCCAATATCGAACCTGTGTTCTTTGCTTATCCCGACAATGCAACTCTTGACCAATTAATAGTGCGTTATGCTGCAACTACACCCGAATATGATTTTATTGCTCCTATTGATGGCTTTAGACATCAATTCTGGATTATCGAGAATACAGAGGATATCAAGCTCATTACCTCAGAATTTGCAAAGATGCCAGCACTTTATATTGCCGACGGACACCATCGTTCAGCAGCTGCAGCCTTAGTTGGTGCAGAGAAAGCACAGCAAAATCCAAATCATAAAGGCGACGAAGAGTATAACTATTTCATGGCCGTTTGTTTCCAAGCATCGCAATTAACCATTCTAGATTACAATAGAGTAGTGACCGATTTAAATGGACTTACAGAGCAAGAGTTCCTTACTAGCCTAGAAAAAGACTTTGTTGTAGAAGATAAAGGAACAGATATTTATCATCCAAATGCCCTACATAACTTCTCACTTTATTTAAATAAACATTGGTATAGCCTAACTTCTAAGGCTGGAACCTTTGACAATAACGACCCAATTGGTGTTTTAGACGTTGATATTTCAAGTCGCTTAATTTTTGATAGTATTTTAGGAATCAAAGATTTCCGTACCGATAAGCGTATAGATTTTGTGGGTGGACTACGTGGTTTAGAAGAACTTAAACGCCGAGTTGATAGTGGAGAGATGCAAATGGCATTGGCACTCTATCCTGTTTCTATGCAACAAATTATGGATATTGCTAATACTGGCAACATAATGCCACCCAAAGCAACATGGTTTGAACCTAAACTTCGTTCGGGATTGGTTATCCATAAGTTGTCGTAA
- a CDS encoding YigZ family protein → MSDTYLTIQDKSEGIYTEKRSKFLAFAHPVETIEEIKDLLSEYKKKYYDARHVCYAYMLGPERTDFRANDDGEPSSTAGKPILGQINSRELTNILVVVVRYFGGVKLGTSGLIVAYREATAEALSAAQVIEKTIEETITFTFPYVMMNSVMRVVKELNPRIVEQKYDETCVITLAIKRSMASFLEERLNKLAFE, encoded by the coding sequence ATGAGTGATACTTATTTAACAATACAAGATAAAAGCGAGGGGATTTATACCGAAAAGCGTAGTAAATTCCTCGCTTTTGCACATCCTGTAGAAACAATCGAAGAAATAAAAGACCTTCTAAGCGAATATAAAAAGAAGTATTACGATGCTAGGCACGTTTGTTATGCCTATATGTTAGGACCTGAAAGAACTGACTTCAGAGCCAATGATGATGGAGAACCCAGTAGCACTGCAGGTAAACCCATTCTCGGACAGATCAATTCTCGTGAGTTAACTAATATACTTGTGGTGGTTGTTCGTTACTTTGGAGGAGTGAAACTCGGGACAAGTGGATTGATAGTTGCCTATCGTGAGGCGACTGCAGAAGCCCTTTCTGCTGCACAAGTGATAGAGAAGACGATTGAAGAAACTATTACTTTCACCTTTCCTTATGTGATGATGAATAGCGTTATGAGGGTAGTTAAAGAGTTAAACCCACGCATTGTTGAGCAAAAATATGACGAAACGTGTGTTATCACCCTTGCCATTAAGCGCTCGATGGCTTCTTTTTTAGAAGAACGCCTCAATAAATTAGCATTTGAGTAA